The Afipia massiliensis genome has a segment encoding these proteins:
- a CDS encoding VOC family protein produces the protein MSPRPPVAPYLTVSPAAGAIAFYTAAFDAKQKALMPAMDGMRILHCELEINGGALFLSDAFPEFGTARTPLPGEPVTMSISLEFETGEQVDEVFTRATKLGAKGEVTPTYSFWGTRTAIVRDPFGHRWIMNGPLKQK, from the coding sequence ATGTCTCCACGCCCGCCGGTTGCACCGTATCTCACCGTTTCGCCAGCCGCCGGCGCGATTGCCTTCTACACCGCCGCTTTCGACGCCAAACAGAAGGCGCTGATGCCGGCGATGGACGGCATGCGCATCCTGCACTGCGAACTCGAGATCAACGGCGGCGCGCTGTTTCTGTCCGACGCGTTTCCTGAATTCGGCACCGCGCGCACGCCGCTGCCGGGGGAACCGGTCACGATGTCGATCAGCCTCGAATTCGAAACAGGCGAACAGGTGGACGAGGTGTTCACCCGCGCGACCAAATTGGGGGCGAAAGGCGAAGTGACGCCGACCTATTCGTTCTGGGGCACGCGGACTGCAATCGTGCGCGACCCGTTCGGTCATCGCTGGATCATGAACGGGCCGCTGAAGCAGAAATAG